The Sporomusaceae bacterium FL31 sequence ACGTGTTGATGGGATAATCCGCGTACGGTAATCGGGACCACACAGCACACTTGAAATAATGCCTTCACAATCAGCAATCATCATATCACCGGCTTTGACCACTTGCTCCTTCCCATTGATCAACACATATTTCTCATTGCCGATAGCAGCATCGAGCGTTAAAGGAAAGGTTAATGCCTCAACATCATGGCCTGCCGTTAAAAGCCCGCTCTTCAATTCTGCCATGAACATCCCCTCCACAAGTCCTGCCACGCAGGGAATGCTTTTGCCTTTGAAGCCGACTGACTCCAACTGCTGTAAAACATGATAGGTTTTCTTATGCCGTTTATAATAATCGCTGTAAATCGGCATAGGAAAATGACCGGCTAATTCTTCTTTACTGACAAATTTTGATCGAAGTTCGGTTTCCAGGTTGCGCTTTCGCTGCTCCAGCACATCACATTGTTCCGGATTAACTACATTATTTAGAATCATATAGCCAACACGAGCCGCAGGATGTGTATTCTTCCATAAGTCTGTTACAACAAACATACTCAGCATCTCCTTAACAGTGATAAACCTGACGGTTTATTTCATTGTAGCTCTTTCAGAAGAATTTTCTTGTATGATATTGCTGTATTGGTTGGGAGTGATCCCGGTAATTTGCTTAAATTGACGCGAAAAGTGACTCTGATCTACAAAGCCGGTTTCATGGGCAACGGAGGCAATAGACATCCGCTTTGCCAGCAGCAACTTAGCCTGCTTTATTCTGACCTGTTTCAGATAGACGTGAGGAGGAACGCCAATATGTGTTCTAAAAACGCGGATTAAATGAAACGGACTCAAATGGCAATGCTGTGCTAAGCTCTTAATTGAAATGTTTTCGGTATAAGTGTCTTCAATATATTCACGAACTAAGTTAACTGCCCGGTTTTCTTTGCCTACATGACGAAACGTAAATGATTGGTCAGCATGACGGGCAATAAATGTCGTAAGCAGCATAAGCAGGCGTGATTCCTGCTCTATAAGTGAGCATGTAGACTGCTCCAGCAAAAAGTGCAAATTTCTAATTTGATTGGCTAGATCATCATCATGGATAGTACCTGCCATAAAGAACGGCTTTTGCTTTGGACTGCCAACCAGTTCATAAGCAGCCTGTTCCAGCAGTTGCGGTTCAAGATAAAACATGCGATAAGTCCAACCCTCATCTGATCCGGCCGAGCCGTCATGCGCTTCCCCTGGAACAACCAGATTGATACAGCCTGCAGGAGCAATGAGCTTTTCACCGCGATAAGAAAACTTCAGTGCACCGTGCTCAATAACACCAATGGCAAAACAATCATGAATATGTTTGGCAAAGCAATGATTGACATAGGTAGCATGCAGCAATTCAAGATTGCTTAATTGCGGCAGCCTCCAGAAATTCACTTGTTCTGCTTTGTGCACAGTCACTCACCTCATCACTGAGCTTTCTAAAATGCTTACTTCTGCAAATTCAATTCAAAGCGTTCGAAATAGCCAATTAATTCACCTTGTTCATTACGCACCGGATTGATATAGATCCGATGATTTTTCACATGGACTCCGAGGAAAATTTCATTGCTGTGATTGCTTAGTTTTTCAATTGCAGCCCGGATTTTTTCTTCTGACTGAGCGTTGTGGCAGGCAAAAATCGACTGTCCCACTAAATTGCGATAACCGCGTTCCTCGTAGTAGTGATACTCTGCCTGTTTGTTCATGAAGCGAATGATATGATCACAATCCACAAAAACAATGGGATATGGATAGGCATCCAGAATGTAGGTCAGCATCTTTTCTTTTTCCATCATAACTCCTCCTCTATGATTAAAACGATGAACAGTATTGGACTAATTAGACGCCAATAACGCTAAAACCTACACAACTTAATAGAATATGCCAAGTTAGCAATAAATATTCCATTTATTTAATAAAAAGCTAAAATATTTGCATACTACCACTTTCAAGCTGAATTAAACTTAGTTGCACCAACAATAATAGCCTGGCTAATATCGACCGACAAAATTGTGCACCAAATGTCGGATGGAACACTTCAGCTTTTGTTATTCTATAAATGGAAAAGGAGGTCATCACAATGGATCTACTGGAAAAAATGAATGGCGCTTTAGTCTATATCGAAGAAAACCTTACCGATAATATTGATTATAAAGAAGTTGCCAGACTGGCGTGCTGTTCGGAATATCATTTTAAGCGGATGTTTTCTTTCCTGGCCGGTGTGACATTATCGGAGTATATCCGCCGGCGACGTCTCACGCTTGCAGCCTTTGAGCTAAAAGAAAAAAACATCAAGGTCATTGATATTGCCATTAAATACGGTTATAACTCGCCTGATTCTTTTAGCAGAGCTTTTCAAAGTTTGCATGGCGTTACCCCGACCGAAGCTAGGAATAATGGCCATTCACTTAAAGCTTATCCAAAAATGACCTTTCAGTTATCCATTCAAGGAGGCATTGAAATGAATTATCGCGTCGAAGATAAAGCCGCATTTCGCATCATTGGCATCAAGAAAAAAGTTTCTTTAATCTATCAGGGAGTCAATCCTGAGATTGCCGAAATGTGGCAGTCTCTAAATATGGAAACAATTGATCAGCTTAAGCAATTGTCTAATGTCGAACCGCGTGGACTATTAAGTGCATCGACAAACTTCTCTGAAGGAAGACAGGAGAAAGGAACGCTTGATCACTATATCGGCGCTGCCACGACAAACGATTGTCCGCCTAACCTGACAGCGCTTGAAGTACCGGCTCTAACCTGGGCAGTATTCCTGGCAGTCGGCCCATTTCCGAATACCCTCCAGGACATCTGGGGACGCATTTATTCCGAGTGGTTTCCCTATTCAAACTATGAGCAAGCAGAAGGCCCGGAGATACTATGGAACGAACATAAAGATGTTACTTCACCAACATTTAAAAGTGAAATCTGGATACCGGTTTTGAAAAAACATTAATGATTAGCCATACTTATTGCAATAAGTATGGCTAAATTTCCTTTGCTGAATGAAATTGAAACGATAAGTTAAGAATAACTCCAAATAAAATATGTTCACGATCATCAGGCCAGTAAATGAGGTGTACCCATTGAACCGTGATTATTCTTTGTTTATCGTATTTTATCTGTTTGCCTTGGCAAATATTGCCCAGGCTTTTGTTTTATCCACACATGATTTGACTGTGGCCGGAGCATTACAACTGATCACTTATTTGTTGCTGCTTAAAGTCCGGCCCATATTAGGGTTTGCCATCTTAGTGGCCGAAATTCTTGCTACCGGCTTTGTCTACACAGGAATGGCGTTTTACGAACAATGGGAGAAGTCTTTACAATCAGCAGTCATTGTTAAGCTATTGTTATTTATGGTCACAACAGGCTTGGCCTGGCTGATGATATTGTTCCTTAAAAATACTTCCAGCAAGCTTAAGAAAGCCGATCAAGCTCTGCTCAAATTAAAAAAATATGAAGAAAGCAGCGGTATACTGACCTTAAATGAATTTTTATATCGTGCTGAAGCTATCCATACCGCCATGAAGCGCCGCAATGAGACAGGCTATTTAATTACGATTACCATTGTTCCTCAAGGCAAAGACTTTGCCCTAAAAACCCTTCATGAAGCTTTCAGCCGGGCTGCTCTAATGGCTGTCCGAACCCAGTACGACATCGTAGGAAAACGCTCAGCCAATGAGCTCTTGCTGCTGCTGCAGCATGCGACCCTTGATGGCAGCAAACTTGTAGTGATACGGTTCAAGGAAAAATTGCAGGCCATTGTTCAGGTTCCGGTAAACCTGTATCAGATTGACATTCAACAATTGCCCGCCAACTGGGAATACACCAGATTCACAATCAGCGGCGAATCGCTGCCTCTGCCGCCAAAACAAACAGGGTATTTACTATGAGTGCATTCTTTCTGATTGTCTGTCTTTTCTTTTGGCTTTTATTAGGCTATTATTCAATATTGACTGTAGCGGGAATTCTTTATCGGGTTGAAAAACGCCACAGTCCTAAACTGACGAGTTATCCCAGTGTCAGTATTTTTATCCCTGCCTATAATGAAGGCATTGTACTGTCTGCAACACTGGATGCCATGCTCAAGCTGGACTATCCCGGTGAGCTGACCGTATATGTCTTAAATGACCATTCAAAAGATAATACGGGCGAAATTGCCCAATTTTATGCCGACTTGTTTCCCCGAATCCGTCACATTCTTGTTCCCCCCGGATTACCCAAGGGAAAATCGCGGGTATTAAACCACGGTTTATCAATCTCCCAATCAGAATATTTTGCTGTATATGATGCAGATAATCAGCCTGAGCCAGCTGCCTTGCGGCTGCTGGTAGAAGCAGCGGTCAACACTCCGAAGGCGGTTGGTGCAGTCGGCTATGTAAAAACCATTAATGAAGAAAGAAATTTGCTTACACGCATGATTTCACTGGAATTTCAGGTATTTCAACTGCTCATGCAGGCAGGACGCTGGAAATTGTTCAAAACCGGCTCACTGACAGGCACCAATATGCTGGTGGCGCGATCGGCAATCGAACAAGTGGGTGGCTATGATCCGTATGCTCTGGCCGAAGATGCTGACCTGACCCTGACCCTAACGGCTGCCGGAGGTCTACTGCCCATTATTCCCGAGTCAGTGACCTGGGAACAGGAACCTGAGACATTTGCCGTATGGCTGAAACAGCGCACCCGCTGGAGCCAGGGAAATATCTACATTTTGGCTAAATCATTCTACGAACACAGTTGGTTAAAAGGACGAGTTCTTGTCCATATTGTACAGCAATTTATTGTATATGTAGGTTTTGCTGGCCTGCTCATTGCCTCTGACGTCTGGTTGATCTTGGGAATAACAGGTACCATCCGTGAACACTATACCGCCCCACTCCTGCTGCTCTGGTTTTATTCCTATATGGTCTATCTGCTGCAGTTGCTTAGTGCGCAAACTGTTGATAAACGCCTGACTTTGTCTAATATCTTTGTCGCCATCATTATGTACGTGACTTATGCACAATTATTTTTGCTCCTGCTCATCCGGGGATGCTACAGTTATTTCCGTCATCAGCATGGCTCAAGCTCTGGCCCGGTTTGGGATAAAACCGACCGCTTTTAAGCAGCCTGCTTGTCATAAGCACTGCTATTTTTGTCGATCAGTCAGCCAAATCTTCATGAGAGCGAGCGGCTTAGCCTGATAAAGCTTGATTTCAGCTAATAGCGGAAAAAGATTATCAAAAATATGGGTTTGATTATCAAATACATAACCACCTCGGAATTCGCCGGATCGGCTCCTCAACCGCAGCATTTTTGGATAAAGAGTAAGTGCCCAATCGGTGTCGCCCTGTTCCAGGGAATACAGGATGGCCAACGCATAAACTGCTGGGGATTCAAATTCGCCCAGCGGCTTATGACTGATACGATCATAGCCGCCATAGATCAGTCCTCGCACCAAAAGTTCATTTTTTAAGAATGCGGTGAGTTCAGGTGACGAAATGCCCTGCGTCGTGCGGTGCCAGGCTATCAACAGCTGATCAATCAGATTAATAGACGGTTCATAATTATACTGTCTGGTCATCAGATCATATGTTTTCGGAAAAAATGTGCCATCATTGGGGATGGCATGCAGGACAGCCACACTTTTTTCATAAAGCGCCTGTCCGTCAGGGTCAATGCGGCTTAAGCGCTTCAAAGGCTGTGGATCCAAATAGGATAAAGT is a genomic window containing:
- the ydeE gene encoding putative HTH-type transcriptional regulator YdeE; translation: MDLLEKMNGALVYIEENLTDNIDYKEVARLACCSEYHFKRMFSFLAGVTLSEYIRRRRLTLAAFELKEKNIKVIDIAIKYGYNSPDSFSRAFQSLHGVTPTEARNNGHSLKAYPKMTFQLSIQGGIEMNYRVEDKAAFRIIGIKKKVSLIYQGVNPEIAEMWQSLNMETIDQLKQLSNVEPRGLLSASTNFSEGRQEKGTLDHYIGAATTNDCPPNLTALEVPALTWAVFLAVGPFPNTLQDIWGRIYSEWFPYSNYEQAEGPEILWNEHKDVTSPTFKSEIWIPVLKKH
- a CDS encoding tRNA-binding protein, yielding MFVVTDLWKNTHPAARVGYMILNNVVNPEQCDVLEQRKRNLETELRSKFVSKEELAGHFPMPIYSDYYKRHKKTYHVLQQLESVGFKGKSIPCVAGLVEGMFMAELKSGLLTAGHDVEALTFPLTLDAAIGNEKYVLINGKEQVVKAGDMMIADCEGIISSVLCGPDYRTRIIPSTRKAIFIVYALRGISEAAVAEHFSDIYANAKVVGSQATIEQQGILG
- a CDS encoding AraC family transcriptional regulator produces the protein MHKAEQVNFWRLPQLSNLELLHATYVNHCFAKHIHDCFAIGVIEHGALKFSYRGEKLIAPAGCINLVVPGEAHDGSAGSDEGWTYRMFYLEPQLLEQAAYELVGSPKQKPFFMAGTIHDDDLANQIRNLHFLLEQSTCSLIEQESRLLMLLTTFIARHADQSFTFRHVGKENRAVNLVREYIEDTYTENISIKSLAQHCHLSPFHLIRVFRTHIGVPPHVYLKQVRIKQAKLLLAKRMSIASVAHETGFVDQSHFSRQFKQITGITPNQYSNIIQENSSERATMK
- a CDS encoding N-acetylglucosaminyltransferase; its protein translation is MSAFFLIVCLFFWLLLGYYSILTVAGILYRVEKRHSPKLTSYPSVSIFIPAYNEGIVLSATLDAMLKLDYPGELTVYVLNDHSKDNTGEIAQFYADLFPRIRHILVPPGLPKGKSRVLNHGLSISQSEYFAVYDADNQPEPAALRLLVEAAVNTPKAVGAVGYVKTINEERNLLTRMISLEFQVFQLLMQAGRWKLFKTGSLTGTNMLVARSAIEQVGGYDPYALAEDADLTLTLTAAGGLLPIIPESVTWEQEPETFAVWLKQRTRWSQGNIYILAKSFYEHSWLKGRVLVHIVQQFIVYVGFAGLLIASDVWLILGITGTIREHYTAPLLLLWFYSYMVYLLQLLSAQTVDKRLTLSNIFVAIIMYVTYAQLFLLLLIRGCYSYFRHQHGSSSGPVWDKTDRF
- a CDS encoding dGTP triphosphohydrolase, which produces MNRDYSLFIVFYLFALANIAQAFVLSTHDLTVAGALQLITYLLLLKVRPILGFAILVAEILATGFVYTGMAFYEQWEKSLQSAVIVKLLLFMVTTGLAWLMILFLKNTSSKLKKADQALLKLKKYEESSGILTLNEFLYRAEAIHTAMKRRNETGYLITITIVPQGKDFALKTLHEAFSRAALMAVRTQYDIVGKRSANELLLLLQHATLDGSKLVVIRFKEKLQAIVQVPVNLYQIDIQQLPANWEYTRFTISGESLPLPPKQTGYLL